The Gloeobacter violaceus PCC 7421 DNA window CACCCACCTCGACGGGCTACCCCTGGCCATCGAGTTGGCCGCAGCCCGCAATGCACGGCTTGACCCGCCGGCCCTGCTGGAGCAACTCGACAAACGCCTGCCGTTCCTGGTCGATGGTCCCGCCAATGTCCCCAACCGCCACCGGACCTTGCGCCAGGCGATCGCTTGGAGCTACAACCTGTTGCCGTGCAATGAGCGGCAATTGTTCCGGCGATTGGGGGTCTTTGCGGGCGGCTGGTCGGTGGAATCCGCGCTGGCCGTCTGCAGCGATCCGGACGACAGCGGGCGCGACCCGGCGGCAGAACTGCTCTCGCTTGCCAATCACCACCTGCTCAAGCAGGAGCCCGTCGCTGAAGCAGAAAGGCGCTTTGCCATGCTTGCGACCCTCCGCGAATACGCTCTGGCGGAGCTGGAGGCCGCAGACGAGCTAGAAGCGGTGCAACAACGGCACGGCGAGTATTTTCTGCAGTGGGCGACAGCTTCCGAGGCGCACCTGCGGGGCGCGCAGCAGGGGAGCTGGTACCGCCGGTTCGCAGTCGAGCACGAAAATTTGCGGGCCGCTTTGCACTGGACCTTTGCCCACGGGCGGGCGGAGGCAGCGGCCCGCCTGGCAACGGCGCTGTGCCGGTTCTGGTGGTTCTGCGGCCATTTGAGCGAGGGTCGGCGCTGGCACGAGGCGATCCTCGCCCGGCGAGAACATTTGTCCGGACCGATACTGGCCCGGTTGCTGGCTGGCGTCGGTATGCTGGCGCTGCGCCAGGGCGATGCGGCGCAGGCCGCAGTCTGGTACGGCCAAAGCGAACGGTTGTGTCTCGAACTGCGGGACACCGCCGGTCTGGCCGTGGCGGCGGCGGGCCTCGGGATGGCGGCCTACTACGGGCGGGAACACGCCGCGGCCCAGGAGCATTTCGAACAGAGCCTGATTCGCGAGCAGGAGTACGGCTTACCCCTGGCCGAGGTGGCGCTGGCCCGTTTTTTGCGCGCGGCCGTGCAGTTTCATACCGGCAACCCGGCCCGGGCGCACAACTTACTGTTGGAGGCTCTGGAGCATAGCCGCACCCTGGGCGAACCGTTCGTCACGGCACTCTGTCTGGCGGGCCTGGGGCAGATCGCTCTTGCGACGGGTGAGTACTCGCGTGCAGAGCAGCAGTATAGCGAGGCTCTCGCCCTGCTCGAAGATCTCGATGCGCGCGAAAGTTCAGTCAGTTGGGTGCTGGGCGGTCTGGCCGCTCTGGCCGCCGTCCATGGCCGGTCGATGCGTTCTGTGCGGCTCTATGCCGCAGCTGAAGCCCTGAGCGAGGCGTACGGATCGCCCTTGGGTCCGGAGGTACAGCACTTCCACGAGCCGTTTCTGGCTTCCGCCCGCACCCGGTTGGGCGAGGCGGCGTTCGCCTCGACCTGGCTTGTGGGGCGCGCGCTCACCCGCGAAGCCGCCTTTGCCCTGGCCCGACAGCACGCCGCCGGTGCAGAGGCCCAAGAAAACTGAACTCCATGCCCTGACCTCTTGTATGGCCGATGTAGTCATCGGCATTGGCAGGCAAAACTACACACCAAAAGTGGTCAAGAATGTACTACTGGCATTATTGGTGCTCAGCTGGTGACAGCTGGTGTTGTTGTTGCTATCCTTGAAACATGGGATGCGAGAGGGAGCAATCGATGGACGAAACAGCAACGCCCAAAAACACCCGCATCATTGTCTACCTAAGACCGCCGGAAGCCGAGCTACTAAAGGAGCTTCAGAAAAAGACGAAAGTCTCTCAGAGCAATCTGATGCGCATAGCATTACTGCTGTTTGCCAAACAATTTGCTGAGCAGGGTTCTGCCTTAGTCGAGAGCCTTGAACTAGACCCATAAAGCCCGGGCATAGTTACCCAGACATCTCATGTAAATGCTTGGGGAAGAGTTTTATATTCAAAAGAACCAACAGGAGACTCATAATGAATGTCCATGCTCCTAGGGGCGGAATTCACTTACCTGCAACGGTTCCGCTCACCTTTCAGATGACCGGTATTGATTTGAATGAATACTCACACAAGGCAGCTTTTCGCTTTACGGATGTATGCAAGCCAGTTGTATGATCTTCCAACAGAAGGGGAAGATTGTACATCAATGGGGATGGTCTTCAATACATTGCTGCGCACAATAAAGAGAGCGTTGATATCCTTTGCTCCGACGAGCAGATCATGAGTTGAGTACAAACAGTTCATCAACAATAACAGGAGTCAAGCAATGTTTATAATCGTCAACCTGCCGAATGAAAGATTTCTGATCTACAGGGCTCTTTCAGTGAGTCTGCGCGCATTCAAGACTATTGACGACATCGAAAAATACTGCAAGGGTTTTGCTGGTAACAGGCTGGATGTAGTGGGTTACTTGCTGGAGTTTACCCTTATCGGCTTTGTCGAACAAAGCCCCGAATTTGCCTACCGTCTGAAACTTGACTCAGACAGTCTGAAACTGCTCGATGTTTTAGAGGAATCCTTATATCTGAATCCGGATACTGGAGCCGAGGAGGTAGATAATGACATTGCAAAAATTCTGGAAAAGAATGGCATAGAGAACATTCCCAAAAACAGAGCAGAGTTTATCAGAGAGCATCTTCTCGATGGCTCTTTCAATGATTCTCTAGAGGTGGAGGAGGCTGCAAAACCTAGTAAGCTCGCTGAGTGTGAAACTTCTGAAGAGCGAGAAACGTTCATTGAGCGTGTGGAGCTAGCCGAAAAAAGCTCAGGAGTTTATGAGGCTGGATACAGAGCGCTCTCTGGGCTTCAAACGTTGTATGGAGCGGCAATTAAGAAAGGGGACCACCCCCTGGCTCTAGCTACGCACAAATCTATCTTCGACTTGGAGCATGAACTTCTGAGTAGGGGACTTTACTCGCACAGCTGACAATGGCAGCAGTAGGATAATCGGCCTCACGAGAGAATTGCTCAAAGGCGTGCTGAACCTGTCATATCGGCTCCGTTAGTGTGGCCATGTTTGGGTAAGGTGTCAGGAGACACCTCATTTCGCCCGAAACAGATGGTTGTGCTCAGGGTGGTACAGCCGGGAGCGGGACGGGGCGGCTTCCAGGGCAGGGCTGATCACGTACAGGGTCGTGCGGGTGAGCTTCTCCTCGCGCGTCGTGCGGGCAAGTTCACCCAGGCGGGTGCGCACGATGCGCTCGTCGGGCCAACCCAGGCGGTAGCAGACGGCCACCGGTGTTTCGGGTGGATAGTGGGCCAGCAGACGCTCCTCACACTCGGTGGCGTGGTGGGCGCTCAGATACAGGCACAGCGAGGCGCGGTGGGCCGCCAGGCCCGCCAGTTCTTCGGCGGCGGGAATGCCGGTACGGCCGCTCGCCCGCGTCAGGATAATCGTCTGCACCAGCCCCGGCACGGTCAGTTCGACTTTGAGAGTGGCGGCAGCGGCCTGAAAGGCACTGATCCCCGGCACGATTTCAAATTCGATCTCTGCTTCGACCAGGGCCACCATCTGCTCGTGCACCGCCCCGTAGAGGCACGGATCGCCCGAGTGCAGCCGCACCACCCGCCGACCGGTCTGCACCCGCGCGAGCAGATCCGGCAAAATCGCTTCGAGGGTGAGCGAGCGGGTGTCGATGCGTTCGGCCTCGGGCCGGCACCAATCGAGCAATCCCTCCGGCACCAGCGATCCGGCGTAGAAGACGGTGTCCGCGAGGGCGAGCAACCGCTGGCCGCGCACAGTAATGAGATCCGGATCGCCCGGACCGGCACCAATAATTTGAACAGGATGCAAAGTCGTCATGTAGGTTGCTGTCCTTCGATTTGCCGCTTTACCCAGGCCCGGAAATTGGCGATGGCCACTTCCTCCTCGGCCGCGCCGAGCACCGCCTGCAGATCGGCTGAGGTGACGAAAGGAAACAGGCCGCTGCGCACACTCGACTGATAACTCCCTTGCTGAAACCGGTGGATCTGCAGCCGACCTGCACGG harbors:
- a CDS encoding AfsR/SARP family transcriptional regulator produces the protein MTRLAISLLGPFEATLDGRLLPHFAYEKVRLLLAYLVVEARYVHHRDTLAALLWPDQSSAVARGNLRKALLSLRQVLGDHLAQVPFLIATRNTIQFNRAGDFTLDITAFIAQLDAYAQRQPNDDSAVTGRVLLLEQAVALYRGPFLGEANLPGCEAFEDWAVPIREQLHLQALAACAAITAYYEQQRCWEQVQRYAWRQLTLEPWNENAHCALMRALAYSGQRGAALQQYERCRKVLAEALGVLEAEPATTALYEQIRSGALGPPEPAALASSAPGRRAVPGPGNLPAPLTGLVGRQQEILAAGELLTREEVRLVCFTGVGGTGKTRLALAVAQARRQNFAEGVWFVGLAALDDAALLPVAIAHALAVQESGAGTLLQRLVAFLRERQALLVLDNFEHITQAAGIVAELLSACPLLKILITSRTRLRLYGEWEFGVPPLALPTSEGPLTYERICASEAVQLFAARAEAARRDFVLTPAVAPAVAAICTHLDGLPLAIELAAARNARLDPPALLEQLDKRLPFLVDGPANVPNRHRTLRQAIAWSYNLLPCNERQLFRRLGVFAGGWSVESALAVCSDPDDSGRDPAAELLSLANHHLLKQEPVAEAERRFAMLATLREYALAELEAADELEAVQQRHGEYFLQWATASEAHLRGAQQGSWYRRFAVEHENLRAALHWTFAHGRAEAAARLATALCRFWWFCGHLSEGRRWHEAILARREHLSGPILARLLAGVGMLALRQGDAAQAAVWYGQSERLCLELRDTAGLAVAAAGLGMAAYYGREHAAAQEHFEQSLIREQEYGLPLAEVALARFLRAAVQFHTGNPARAHNLLLEALEHSRTLGEPFVTALCLAGLGQIALATGEYSRAEQQYSEALALLEDLDARESSVSWVLGGLAALAAVHGRSMRSVRLYAAAEALSEAYGSPLGPEVQHFHEPFLASARTRLGEAAFASTWLVGRALTREAAFALARQHAAGAEAQEN
- the cobM gene encoding precorrin-4 C(11)-methyltransferase — its product is MTTLHPVQIIGAGPGDPDLITVRGQRLLALADTVFYAGSLVPEGLLDWCRPEAERIDTRSLTLEAILPDLLARVQTGRRVVRLHSGDPCLYGAVHEQMVALVEAEIEFEIVPGISAFQAAAATLKVELTVPGLVQTIILTRASGRTGIPAAEELAGLAAHRASLCLYLSAHHATECEERLLAHYPPETPVAVCYRLGWPDERIVRTRLGELARTTREEKLTRTTLYVISPALEAAPSRSRLYHPEHNHLFRAK
- a CDS encoding ribbon-helix-helix protein, CopG family — its product is MDETATPKNTRIIVYLRPPEAELLKELQKKTKVSQSNLMRIALLLFAKQFAEQGSALVESLELDP